From one Luteolibacter sp. SL250 genomic stretch:
- a CDS encoding PQQ-dependent sugar dehydrogenase, giving the protein MRAMLMILAASGTLAFGQKVEEIYGNYCSGCHGAKFEGGQGGSLVDGIWKHGGTDAEIFKSIAKGNPPLGMTPWEGTLTNEQIRSMVVYLREQERKAAVQGMQFPKPSPDTVTKTELQSYKIETVVASGLEIPWAIAFLPDGRKLVTERPGRLRILDKDGKLQPEPVKNTPEVIHHGQGGLMEVALHPDYEKNGWVYLGFADGTVEKVEGKKDQAKVITSVVRGRIKDGTWTDQEWIYRADPKFRSGAGVHFGTRFIFDKGYIYFVVGERGGMMEAQDVTRPNGKIFRLHDDGRVPEDNPFVKNKDAIPGIWSYGHRNPQGLAMDPRDGALYNTEHGPRGGDELNLVQPGKNYGWPVITYGMNYNGTPITGITEKEGMEQPVIYWVPSIAASGLDFYTGEKFPKWKNDLFAGGLAAQEVRRLRLEGKKVVSQEIVLKGIGRVRDVAEGPDGFIYVLLNGPDSIVRMVPAN; this is encoded by the coding sequence ATGCGTGCGATGCTGATGATCCTGGCGGCTTCGGGCACCCTGGCTTTTGGCCAGAAGGTGGAGGAGATTTATGGCAACTACTGCTCCGGATGCCACGGGGCGAAATTCGAGGGCGGGCAGGGCGGCTCGCTGGTGGACGGGATCTGGAAGCACGGCGGCACGGATGCGGAGATTTTCAAATCCATCGCGAAGGGGAATCCACCGCTGGGCATGACGCCGTGGGAAGGGACGCTCACCAACGAGCAGATCCGCTCCATGGTGGTCTATCTGCGGGAGCAGGAGCGGAAGGCGGCGGTGCAGGGCATGCAGTTCCCGAAGCCCTCTCCGGACACCGTGACGAAGACGGAGCTGCAAAGTTACAAGATCGAGACGGTGGTCGCCAGCGGCCTCGAGATCCCGTGGGCCATCGCCTTCCTGCCGGACGGGCGGAAGCTCGTCACCGAGCGGCCCGGACGGCTCCGCATCCTGGACAAGGACGGGAAGCTGCAGCCGGAACCGGTGAAGAACACGCCGGAGGTCATCCACCACGGCCAGGGCGGACTGATGGAGGTTGCCCTGCACCCGGACTATGAAAAGAACGGCTGGGTCTATCTCGGCTTTGCGGATGGTACGGTCGAGAAGGTCGAGGGCAAGAAGGACCAGGCGAAGGTGATCACCTCCGTGGTGCGCGGGCGCATCAAGGACGGCACCTGGACGGACCAGGAGTGGATCTACCGCGCGGACCCGAAGTTCCGCAGCGGTGCGGGCGTCCACTTCGGCACCCGCTTCATCTTTGACAAGGGCTACATCTACTTCGTCGTCGGTGAACGCGGCGGCATGATGGAGGCGCAGGACGTCACCCGTCCCAACGGAAAGATCTTCCGCCTGCATGACGACGGCCGCGTGCCGGAGGACAATCCGTTCGTGAAGAACAAGGACGCCATCCCCGGCATCTGGAGCTACGGCCACCGTAACCCGCAGGGACTGGCGATGGATCCGCGTGACGGCGCGCTCTACAACACCGAGCACGGCCCGCGCGGCGGTGACGAGCTGAACCTCGTCCAGCCCGGCAAAAACTACGGCTGGCCCGTCATCACCTACGGCATGAACTACAATGGCACTCCCATCACCGGCATCACGGAGAAGGAAGGCATGGAGCAGCCGGTCATCTACTGGGTGCCGTCCATCGCCGCCAGCGGCCTTGATTTCTACACCGGGGAGAAGTTCCCGAAATGGAAGAACGACCTCTTCGCCGGTGGCCTCGCCGCGCAGGAAGTTCGCCGCCTGAGGCTGGAGGGCAAAAAGGTCGTCTCACAGGAGATCGTCCTCAAAGGCATCGGCCGCGTGCGGGATGTGGCGGAGGGTCCGGACGGTTTCATCTACGTGCTGCTCAACGGACCTGACAGCATCGTCCGCATGGTTCCCGCGAACTGA
- a CDS encoding YkgJ family cysteine cluster protein yields the protein MAAFSFRLRLGQDDMEIRGDLPEPGAPASEMVPAYLGIGEVLLEASGKESEAEGKIPSCGPGCGACCKQLVPISRSEADYLRKIVIPGLEGGHRGRVEARIAQAAEKLESAGMAADLGGLPSEQDRVKRQNLGLRYFFLGISCPFLEEDSCSIHPQRPLACREYLVSSPASRCASPTAGDIVPIVPKVKPSGALIRTDRHTTGTEGWTTMITALTAKDVPDDRQVADPQAELGYFLSQLGRD from the coding sequence ATGGCGGCATTCAGTTTCAGACTTCGGTTGGGACAGGATGATATGGAGATCCGTGGGGATCTCCCGGAACCCGGAGCACCGGCCTCCGAAATGGTGCCCGCCTACCTCGGCATCGGGGAGGTGTTGCTGGAAGCTTCCGGCAAGGAATCCGAAGCGGAGGGAAAGATCCCATCCTGCGGTCCGGGCTGCGGCGCGTGTTGCAAGCAGCTCGTTCCCATCAGCCGGTCGGAGGCGGACTATCTGAGGAAGATCGTCATCCCGGGACTGGAGGGCGGACATCGCGGCCGGGTGGAGGCCCGCATCGCGCAGGCGGCGGAGAAGCTGGAATCCGCCGGCATGGCCGCCGACCTCGGCGGGCTGCCGTCCGAGCAGGACCGCGTGAAGCGCCAGAACCTCGGGCTGCGGTATTTCTTCCTCGGGATCTCCTGCCCGTTCCTGGAGGAGGACAGTTGCAGCATCCATCCGCAGAGACCGCTGGCCTGCCGCGAATACCTCGTGAGTTCCCCGGCGTCCCGCTGTGCGTCGCCCACTGCCGGGGACATCGTGCCCATCGTGCCGAAGGTGAAGCCCTCCGGAGCTCTCATCCGGACGGACCGGCACACCACCGGGACGGAAGGATGGACGACCATGATCACCGCGCTGACGGCAAAGGATGTTCCCGATGACCGCCAGGTCGCGGACCCGCAGGCGGAACTGGGCTACTTCCTTTCTCAGCTCGGGCGGGATTGA
- a CDS encoding dienelactone hydrolase family protein — MRLLHSLLAMSLTSTGFAVETIAKEWDAPNGIHIPYRLASPEKVEEGKVYPLVLFLHGAGERGDDNKKHLKHGISSILAGAEKINEPCFLIAPQCPAELWWADLDAEKRRLVAAKEPNPRLEAVLALVEEFSKTHPVDPKRFYVTGISMGGFGTWDLLGRAPERIAAALPICGGGDPSIVSRYKDVPVWTFHGDADPTVPVTATTDLIEALEKAGGRPKLTIYPGVKHDSWTMTYNNPEAIRWLFSHKRK, encoded by the coding sequence ATGCGCCTGCTCCACAGCCTGCTCGCCATGTCCCTCACATCCACCGGATTCGCCGTCGAAACCATCGCCAAGGAGTGGGATGCGCCGAACGGCATCCATATCCCATACCGCCTCGCTTCTCCGGAAAAGGTGGAGGAGGGGAAAGTCTATCCGCTCGTCCTTTTCCTCCATGGCGCGGGTGAGCGCGGTGACGACAACAAGAAGCACCTGAAGCACGGCATCAGTTCCATCCTCGCCGGTGCGGAGAAGATCAACGAGCCTTGCTTCCTTATCGCACCCCAATGTCCCGCCGAGCTGTGGTGGGCGGATCTCGATGCGGAGAAGCGTCGGCTGGTCGCGGCCAAGGAGCCGAACCCGCGGCTGGAGGCCGTGCTCGCGCTGGTGGAGGAATTCTCAAAGACCCACCCCGTCGATCCGAAGCGCTTCTATGTCACCGGCATCTCCATGGGTGGTTTCGGTACCTGGGACCTGCTGGGCCGTGCGCCGGAGAGAATCGCCGCCGCCCTTCCCATCTGCGGCGGCGGGGATCCGTCGATCGTTTCCCGCTACAAGGACGTGCCGGTCTGGACCTTCCATGGCGATGCGGACCCCACCGTGCCCGTCACCGCGACCACCGACCTCATCGAGGCGCTGGAGAAAGCGGGCGGCAGGCCGAAGCTGACCATCTACCCCGGCGTGAAGCACGACTCCTGGACGATGACCTACAACAATCCGGAGGCGATCCGCTGGTTGTTCTCGCATAAGCGGAAGTGA
- a CDS encoding L,D-transpeptidase, producing MKSFPCLLLAAAAALLSSCTAPVSKGPKSSFTFDPPVKKATNPSAVRVKISTSAQKLYVVEGSEVLLATPVCVGTASAPTPKGTFPIQAKVANRRRVSSPGAGYPMTYWIQFYSPSYGAHWGFVKPYPSTHGCVRMPLNSARKVFNLVRVGTPINVATSQPEDATIGKTLPVLDDSKLDNPPNSYMLSPQVFKDAEKGKMWKF from the coding sequence ATGAAATCCTTCCCCTGCCTCCTCCTCGCCGCCGCAGCCGCCCTCCTCAGTTCCTGTACCGCCCCGGTTTCCAAAGGCCCCAAGAGTTCCTTCACCTTCGACCCTCCGGTGAAGAAGGCGACGAATCCATCCGCCGTCCGGGTGAAGATCAGCACCAGCGCGCAGAAACTCTATGTGGTGGAGGGCAGCGAGGTCCTGCTCGCCACGCCGGTCTGTGTGGGCACCGCATCCGCACCGACACCGAAGGGCACTTTCCCCATCCAGGCCAAGGTCGCCAACCGCCGCCGCGTCAGCAGCCCGGGAGCGGGCTACCCGATGACCTACTGGATCCAGTTCTACAGCCCGTCCTACGGTGCGCACTGGGGCTTCGTGAAACCCTACCCGTCCACCCACGGCTGCGTCCGCATGCCGCTGAACTCCGCGCGGAAGGTATTCAACCTCGTCCGTGTGGGCACCCCGATCAATGTCGCCACCAGCCAGCCGGAAGACGCCACCATCGGCAAAACCCTGCCGGTGCTGGATGACAGCAAGTTGGATAACCCGCCGAATTCCTACATGCTCAGCCCGCAGGTCTTCAAGGACGCGGAGAAGGGCAAGATGTGGAAATTCTGA
- a CDS encoding alpha/beta hydrolase, producing MKRLFLLLLAAALPLSAQDKPKWVLVKPALPESITLHENVECSHPGDFSVLVNVYVPKKEDTYPAILLIHGGGWQKRQIEPDKPLAERLAERGYVVTQVAYRLSTDAKYPAAIHDCKAALRFMRANAAKYRLDPDRIGVMGGSAGGHLSALMGMTGDVKELEGSGGNPDQPTKLKACVVMAATMDLLEANKDKNSEGHVLFFGPISENRPLYAQASPIEYVSKASPPTFFIEGEKDSLKIGRAAMQEKLRAAGVATDLITLKSAPHPFWMSQPWLDETVKAAADWFDKHL from the coding sequence ATGAAACGACTCTTCCTCCTGCTCCTCGCCGCCGCGCTGCCGCTGTCCGCCCAGGACAAGCCGAAGTGGGTTCTCGTGAAACCCGCACTGCCCGAGAGCATCACCCTGCATGAGAATGTGGAATGTTCCCACCCGGGTGACTTCTCCGTGCTGGTGAATGTGTATGTCCCGAAGAAGGAAGACACCTACCCGGCCATCTTGCTCATCCACGGCGGCGGCTGGCAGAAACGCCAGATCGAGCCCGACAAGCCGCTGGCCGAGAGGCTGGCGGAGCGCGGCTACGTCGTGACCCAGGTGGCCTACCGCCTCTCAACCGATGCGAAGTATCCCGCCGCCATCCATGACTGCAAGGCGGCCCTCCGCTTCATGCGGGCCAACGCGGCGAAGTACCGTCTCGATCCGGACCGCATCGGCGTGATGGGTGGATCCGCCGGCGGCCACCTCAGCGCGCTGATGGGGATGACGGGGGACGTCAAGGAGCTGGAAGGCAGCGGCGGAAATCCGGACCAGCCGACCAAGCTCAAGGCCTGTGTGGTGATGGCCGCGACCATGGACCTGCTGGAGGCGAACAAGGACAAGAACAGCGAAGGACACGTGCTTTTCTTCGGACCCATTTCGGAAAACCGCCCGCTCTACGCCCAGGCCTCGCCCATCGAGTATGTGTCCAAGGCCAGCCCGCCGACGTTTTTCATCGAGGGCGAGAAGGACAGCCTGAAGATCGGCCGGGCGGCGATGCAGGAAAAGCTCCGCGCAGCGGGCGTCGCCACCGATCTCATCACGCTGAAAAGCGCGCCGCATCCGTTCTGGATGAGCCAGCCGTGGCTGGATGAGACCGTGAAGGCGGCGGCGGATTGGTTCGACAAACACCTTTGA
- a CDS encoding N-acetylmuramoyl-L-alanine amidase yields the protein MKTASLAFGWMGALLLSAVTLDARDLGKEWEWEVKRVGETDYIPLGKFGEFYGFGGMERNGAEIRFEVERKIKVSFNVGSKECEFNKVKIILNREIMEDGGEVFLSREDLSRLIDPILRPDQIGGPGVPRTVILDPTGGGDAALHAWEIAGKTKTKLEERGIKVIMTRGEEKAIAVEERVGAANEVQEPAVFVSITFLDEKDGPKGMRTSVLTPPAEEAADGGGDNPRLGAALGISIHGIVLFNLRENTQDNGLSSSRDSGLAGLRHPAITLTAANLADEYEARLAANEKFQDAVATGIATGIFKYQFGISRKRE from the coding sequence ATGAAAACCGCATCACTTGCTTTTGGATGGATGGGGGCGCTGTTGTTGTCCGCCGTGACCCTGGATGCCCGGGACCTCGGGAAGGAATGGGAGTGGGAGGTGAAACGGGTCGGCGAAACGGACTACATCCCGCTCGGAAAATTCGGGGAATTCTACGGCTTCGGCGGAATGGAGAGAAACGGTGCGGAGATCCGCTTCGAGGTCGAACGCAAGATCAAGGTGAGCTTCAACGTCGGATCGAAAGAGTGCGAGTTCAACAAGGTGAAGATCATCCTCAACAGGGAGATCATGGAGGATGGGGGCGAGGTGTTCCTTTCGCGGGAAGATCTCAGCCGTCTCATCGACCCCATCTTGCGGCCCGACCAGATTGGAGGTCCCGGGGTGCCGCGTACCGTGATCCTGGATCCCACGGGTGGGGGAGATGCGGCGCTCCATGCCTGGGAGATCGCCGGGAAGACGAAGACCAAGCTGGAGGAGCGCGGGATCAAGGTCATCATGACCCGTGGAGAGGAAAAGGCCATTGCGGTGGAGGAGCGTGTCGGTGCAGCCAACGAAGTCCAGGAGCCTGCGGTTTTCGTCAGCATCACTTTCCTGGATGAAAAGGACGGACCGAAGGGGATGCGGACCTCGGTGCTGACGCCACCCGCCGAGGAAGCCGCAGATGGAGGCGGGGACAACCCGCGGCTCGGTGCTGCCCTTGGGATCAGCATTCACGGAATCGTCCTGTTTAATCTGAGGGAAAATACCCAGGACAACGGCCTCTCATCCAGCCGGGATTCCGGCCTCGCGGGCCTCCGGCACCCCGCCATCACGCTGACGGCCGCCAACCTTGCGGATGAATACGAGGCGAGGCTCGCCGCGAATGAAAAATTCCAGGATGCGGTTGCCACCGGGATTGCCACGGGCATTTTCAAATACCAGTTCGGCATAAGTAGGAAACGGGAGTGA
- a CDS encoding sulfatase-like hydrolase/transferase translates to MNFLKAIFLALFLSATASAAQPNIVIFLVDDMGVMDTSVPFLTDASGKPQKYPLNEYFRTPNMERLAARGIRFNQFNAMSLCSPSRISLITGKNAARHRTTNWINQSSDNGGPNSPPEWNWKGLRKDDVTLPGLLRTAGYRTIQVGKAHFGPGDSAGADPLNLGFDVNIAGGPIGHPASYKGTLDFGAKTKQVANAVKGLEKYHGQDIFLTEALTLEANAQVEQAVKDKKPFFLHLGHYAVHTPFESDDRFADHYKDSGKPPKAQAFATLVEGMDKSLGDLMDHLEKLGVAEDTLILFLGDNGSDSPLGDAHNVGSAAPLRGKKGSHYEGGMRSPFIAAWAKPSTGNANQKKLPVKQGAVQTQFAAIQDIFPTLTGLAGATAPDAYEMDGRKLDTLLTGAADGSHPDAFLMHYPHAPHRSNHFTTYREGDWKVAYHYFPDAENGNTRYQLFNLKKDPFEQEDLSSSDPTNLSRMMKALVAELEEEKALYPVDDAGAPVKPVVP, encoded by the coding sequence ATGAATTTCCTGAAAGCCATTTTCCTCGCCCTGTTCCTTTCCGCCACCGCTTCCGCGGCCCAGCCGAACATCGTCATCTTCCTGGTGGATGACATGGGGGTGATGGATACGTCGGTACCATTCCTGACGGATGCTTCGGGAAAACCACAGAAGTATCCGCTCAACGAATACTTCCGGACCCCGAACATGGAGCGCCTGGCAGCACGCGGCATCCGCTTCAACCAGTTCAACGCGATGAGCCTCTGCTCACCGAGCCGCATCTCGCTCATCACCGGGAAGAACGCGGCCCGCCACCGGACGACGAACTGGATCAACCAGTCCTCCGACAACGGCGGCCCGAACAGCCCGCCGGAATGGAACTGGAAGGGCCTGCGGAAGGACGATGTGACGCTGCCCGGTCTGCTGCGGACGGCCGGCTACCGCACCATCCAGGTGGGCAAGGCGCACTTCGGCCCCGGGGACTCCGCAGGCGCGGACCCGCTCAACCTGGGCTTCGACGTGAACATCGCCGGAGGCCCCATCGGCCATCCGGCGAGCTACAAGGGAACGCTGGACTTCGGCGCGAAGACGAAACAGGTGGCGAACGCCGTGAAGGGGCTGGAGAAATACCACGGCCAGGACATCTTCCTCACGGAGGCTCTCACGCTGGAAGCCAACGCGCAGGTGGAGCAGGCGGTGAAGGACAAGAAGCCGTTCTTCCTCCACCTGGGACACTACGCGGTCCACACGCCGTTCGAGTCCGACGACCGGTTCGCCGACCACTATAAGGATAGTGGAAAGCCGCCGAAGGCCCAGGCGTTCGCCACGCTGGTCGAGGGCATGGACAAGTCCCTGGGCGACCTGATGGACCATCTGGAGAAGCTGGGTGTGGCGGAGGACACGCTGATCCTGTTCCTGGGTGACAACGGATCCGACTCCCCGCTGGGTGATGCCCACAATGTGGGCAGCGCGGCCCCGCTGCGCGGCAAGAAAGGCTCCCACTACGAGGGCGGCATGCGCAGCCCGTTCATCGCGGCATGGGCGAAGCCGTCCACCGGCAACGCGAACCAGAAGAAGCTGCCCGTGAAACAAGGGGCGGTGCAGACGCAGTTCGCGGCGATCCAGGACATCTTCCCCACCCTCACCGGACTTGCCGGGGCAACCGCTCCGGACGCCTACGAGATGGACGGGCGGAAGCTCGATACCCTGCTGACAGGCGCGGCGGACGGGAGCCATCCGGATGCGTTCCTCATGCACTACCCGCACGCGCCGCACCGCAGCAACCACTTCACCACCTACCGTGAAGGGGACTGGAAGGTGGCCTATCATTATTTCCCCGACGCGGAGAACGGAAACACCCGCTACCAGCTTTTCAACCTGAAGAAAGACCCCTTCGAGCAGGAGGATCTGTCGTCATCCGATCCCACCAACCTCAGCCGGATGATGAAGGCCTTGGTCGCCGAACTGGAGGAGGAAAAGGCCCTCTATCCGGTGGATGACGCGGGTGCGCCGGTGAAGCCGGTGGTGCCGTAG
- a CDS encoding NUDIX domain-containing protein gives MVRYRSNVAALIVRADGSLLICERWTIPGAWQFPQGGVDSGESLEGALFREVKEEIGIGPKHLRIVKKRSGYRYLYPEQVRQKKLQKHGNQGQEQTYYLCELLNTAPPVNVNQRPREFRAYRWIHPTEFDLEWLPEFKRDVYRQVMLDFFDVEL, from the coding sequence ATGGTCCGCTACCGGTCGAACGTCGCCGCGCTGATCGTGAGGGCGGATGGTTCCTTGCTGATCTGCGAGCGCTGGACCATCCCTGGTGCGTGGCAGTTCCCTCAGGGCGGCGTGGACTCCGGCGAGTCCCTGGAGGGCGCGCTGTTCCGCGAAGTGAAGGAGGAGATCGGGATCGGGCCGAAGCATCTGCGGATCGTGAAAAAACGCAGCGGCTACCGCTATCTCTACCCGGAGCAGGTGCGGCAGAAGAAGCTCCAGAAGCACGGCAACCAGGGGCAGGAGCAGACCTACTACCTGTGTGAACTTCTGAACACCGCTCCACCGGTGAATGTGAACCAGCGTCCGCGTGAGTTCAGGGCCTACCGGTGGATCCATCCGACGGAGTTCGACCTGGAATGGCTGCCGGAGTTCAAGCGGGACGTGTACCGGCAGGTGATGCTGGATTTCTTCGACGTGGAGCTGTGA
- a CDS encoding prolyl oligopeptidase family serine peptidase, which translates to MDNRLLPTSIFFLLMASLHAESVIYPTTRKEPVTDTYHGVKVEDAYRWLEDDNAPETKEWVTAQNAVTGKYLSAIPQRDAIRERLKNLWNYERMGLPQEQGGQWFYNMNSGLQEQAVLYTAPSLEGERRVLLDPNAFSKDGTVSLSRYEPSEDGKLLAYATSGGGSDWNEIRVRDVSTGKDHEDHLKWVKFSGISWAKDGSGFFYSRYPTPPEGAALTQVNENQKLYFHALGTPQEKDVLVYERPDQPRWGMGGWVTEDGAYLLIHLSQGTDPKNRVAYRPAGDPQAPVTVLLPDGDAEYGFIGNIGPVFYFHTDLDAPRKRVIAIDTRTPERSAWKEIIPQSGDLLDTVSMSGGKLLCVYMKDASDRLYRFETDGSGKTEIKLPGIGSIGGLGGKQEDKEVFYAFTSFTEPASVYRLNIATGESTLWRKPEVDFDGSAYETKQVFFTSKDGTRVPMFIVHKKGIKLDGSHRTLLYGYGGFQINMQPGFSISRAVWLERGGISVTVNLRGGGEYGREWHEAGRKGNKQNVFDDFIAAAEKLVADGYTKPSNLAIQGGSNGGLLVGACMTQRPELFGAALPAVGVMDMLRFQKFTIGWAWEKEYGSSDNAEDFPLLHRYSPYHALKPGTRYPATMVTTADHDDRVVPAHSFKFAARLQECQPKDGPPVLIRIDTSAGHGAGTALSKTIDRTADEWAFLEHVLGK; encoded by the coding sequence ATGGATAACCGCCTCCTTCCCACCAGCATCTTTTTCCTGCTCATGGCTTCCCTCCACGCTGAATCCGTCATCTACCCCACGACCCGCAAGGAACCCGTCACCGATACCTATCATGGAGTGAAAGTGGAGGACGCCTACCGCTGGCTGGAGGACGACAACGCGCCGGAGACCAAGGAATGGGTGACCGCCCAGAACGCGGTCACGGGCAAGTACCTGTCCGCCATCCCGCAGCGGGACGCCATCCGGGAGCGGTTGAAAAATCTGTGGAACTACGAGCGGATGGGGCTGCCGCAGGAACAGGGAGGACAGTGGTTCTACAACATGAACAGCGGCCTGCAAGAGCAGGCGGTGCTCTACACCGCCCCGTCGCTGGAGGGGGAGCGGCGCGTGCTGCTGGACCCGAACGCCTTTTCCAAGGATGGCACGGTTTCCCTGTCCCGATATGAACCGAGCGAGGACGGCAAGCTCCTGGCCTACGCGACATCCGGAGGCGGCAGTGACTGGAATGAGATCCGCGTGCGCGATGTCTCCACCGGCAAGGACCATGAGGACCACCTGAAATGGGTGAAGTTCAGCGGCATTTCCTGGGCGAAGGATGGCAGCGGGTTTTTCTACAGCCGCTACCCCACCCCACCGGAGGGTGCGGCCCTCACGCAGGTGAACGAGAACCAGAAGCTCTACTTCCACGCGCTGGGTACTCCGCAGGAAAAGGACGTGCTGGTCTATGAGCGGCCGGACCAGCCGCGCTGGGGCATGGGCGGCTGGGTCACGGAAGACGGCGCCTACCTGTTGATCCATCTGTCCCAGGGGACGGACCCGAAAAACCGGGTAGCCTACCGTCCTGCGGGTGATCCGCAGGCGCCGGTCACCGTGCTCCTGCCGGACGGGGATGCGGAGTATGGCTTCATCGGCAACATCGGCCCCGTGTTCTACTTCCACACGGATCTGGACGCACCACGGAAACGGGTGATCGCGATCGACACCCGCACCCCGGAGAGATCCGCCTGGAAGGAGATCATCCCGCAGTCCGGGGACCTGCTGGACACCGTGAGCATGTCCGGCGGCAAGCTGCTCTGCGTCTACATGAAGGATGCCAGCGACCGGCTGTACCGCTTCGAAACGGACGGGTCCGGGAAAACGGAGATCAAACTGCCCGGCATCGGCTCCATCGGCGGGCTGGGCGGCAAGCAGGAGGACAAGGAGGTTTTCTATGCCTTCACCAGCTTCACGGAACCGGCGTCGGTGTACCGCCTCAACATCGCCACGGGAGAGAGCACATTGTGGAGGAAGCCGGAGGTGGACTTCGACGGAAGTGCCTATGAGACGAAGCAGGTGTTCTTCACCAGCAAGGACGGCACCCGGGTGCCGATGTTCATCGTCCACAAAAAGGGGATCAAGCTGGATGGTTCCCACCGGACGCTGCTCTATGGCTACGGCGGGTTCCAGATCAACATGCAGCCCGGCTTCTCCATCTCCCGCGCGGTCTGGCTGGAGCGCGGCGGCATCTCCGTGACGGTGAACCTGCGCGGTGGCGGTGAATACGGCCGCGAGTGGCATGAAGCGGGCAGGAAGGGGAACAAGCAGAACGTGTTCGACGACTTCATCGCCGCGGCGGAGAAGCTGGTGGCGGATGGATACACGAAGCCGTCCAACCTCGCGATCCAGGGCGGCAGCAACGGCGGCCTGCTGGTGGGCGCGTGCATGACGCAGCGGCCGGAGTTGTTCGGCGCGGCGCTCCCCGCGGTCGGGGTGATGGACATGCTCCGCTTCCAGAAGTTCACCATCGGCTGGGCATGGGAGAAGGAGTACGGCAGCTCTGACAATGCGGAGGACTTCCCCCTGCTCCACCGCTATTCACCGTACCACGCGCTGAAGCCCGGCACCCGCTATCCCGCCACGATGGTGACCACGGCGGACCACGATGACCGGGTGGTGCCGGCCCACAGCTTCAAGTTCGCCGCCCGCCTGCAGGAATGCCAGCCGAAGGATGGTCCGCCGGTGCTCATCCGCATCGACACCAGCGCCGGTCACGGAGCAGGCACCGCCCTTTCAAAGACGATCGACCGCACCGCGGACGAATGGGCGTTCCTGGAGCACGTGCTGGGGAAATAA
- a CDS encoding universal stress protein, protein MKTIVAAVDFSNATPGVLATAGKLAKAFGAQLHLIHIIEPQVPFTAYGFTPEEFPAMPLYDTQVRTRAEKKLQDLRQELGDLPGVNTQLVDGSPLHATIDYVEQTGADLVVLGSHGHGVVASLLLGSVAEGMVRKALVPTLIVPVREKE, encoded by the coding sequence ATGAAAACGATCGTCGCCGCCGTGGACTTCTCGAATGCAACACCGGGCGTTCTCGCCACCGCCGGGAAGCTGGCGAAGGCGTTCGGCGCACAGCTCCATCTCATCCACATCATCGAGCCGCAGGTGCCCTTCACCGCCTACGGCTTCACCCCGGAGGAATTTCCCGCGATGCCGCTCTATGACACGCAGGTGCGCACCCGGGCGGAGAAGAAGCTCCAGGACCTCCGCCAGGAGCTGGGCGATCTGCCCGGAGTGAACACCCAGCTTGTCGACGGAAGTCCGCTCCACGCGACCATCGACTACGTGGAGCAGACGGGTGCAGATCTGGTCGTGCTCGGTTCGCACGGCCATGGTGTGGTGGCGTCGCTGCTGCTGGGGAGCGTCGCGGAGGGAATGGTGAGGAAGGCGCTCGTCCCCACGCTCATCGTTCCCGTCCGGGAGAAGGAATGA
- a CDS encoding transcriptional regulator, whose translation MIDFSQLDRTIHEKGRLSIMTLLASRAEPWAFQDLKGQLDMSDGNLITHLRTLEKAEFISGEKLTGDGRPQTLYALSDAGKKAFVAYLGVLEQILDLGK comes from the coding sequence ATGATCGATTTTTCCCAGCTCGACCGCACCATCCACGAAAAAGGCCGTCTCTCGATCATGACGCTGCTGGCTTCGAGGGCGGAGCCATGGGCATTCCAGGATTTGAAGGGGCAGTTGGACATGTCCGACGGGAACCTCATCACCCACCTCCGCACCCTGGAGAAAGCCGAGTTCATCTCCGGTGAGAAGCTGACCGGAGACGGCCGTCCCCAGACGCTCTACGCCCTTTCGGATGCGGGAAAGAAGGCCTTTGTCGCCTACCTCGGCGTGCTGGAGCAGATTCTGGATCTGGGCAAGTGA
- a CDS encoding VOC family protein → MIRFLHTRIRVRDLDTSIDFYKKLGYELGEFKDSPQGNKLAFLNLPGNDVFLELTYSPDYTATCPEDLMHTALGVEDIVEYCDGVEKSGIAIWPDGWREKFTSGGRKMAFVTDPDGYEVEILERGAKVV, encoded by the coding sequence ATGATCCGTTTCCTCCACACCCGCATCCGCGTCCGCGACCTCGACACCTCGATCGATTTCTACAAAAAACTGGGCTACGAACTGGGTGAGTTCAAGGACTCCCCGCAAGGGAACAAGCTGGCCTTCCTCAACCTGCCCGGCAACGACGTGTTCCTCGAGCTGACCTATTCCCCCGACTATACGGCGACCTGCCCGGAGGACCTGATGCACACCGCGCTGGGCGTGGAGGACATCGTGGAGTACTGCGATGGGGTCGAGAAATCCGGCATCGCGATCTGGCCGGATGGCTGGCGGGAGAAGTTCACCTCCGGTGGCCGGAAGATGGCCTTCGTGACGGATCCGGACGGCTACGAGGTGGAGATCCTGGAGCGCGGCGCGAAGGTGGTCTGA